In Sporosarcina psychrophila, a genomic segment contains:
- the nspC gene encoding carboxynorspermidine decarboxylase yields the protein MNIDLNALPSPCYVVDEGLLIKNLEKMKSVIDQTGCKILLAQKGFSMFSVYPLIGEYLNGVTSSSVHEARLGFEEMGKEVHTYAPAFSETEIDEILSYSDHIVFNSFQQYNQFKEKIKNHPKQIEIGLRINPEYSEIEVDMYNPCFSHSRFGVTLENFEADQLEGIDGLHFHTMCEQNSDTLERTVQVVDEKFGEYIKNMKWINFGGGHHITRPDYDIETLIRSILFMKNKYGVQVYLEPGEAVALNTGYLVATVLDTLHNGMPIAILDTSAACHMPDVLEMPYRPEIIGAGMPNEKAYTYRFGGPTCLAGDVIGDYSFDEPLKPGDKLVFCDMGHYSMVKNNTFNGVNLPSIALNTVSDGIQVIKQFGYDDFRNRLS from the coding sequence TTGAATATTGATTTAAATGCACTCCCCTCCCCCTGCTATGTAGTGGACGAAGGATTGCTTATTAAAAACTTGGAAAAAATGAAGTCTGTTATTGACCAGACGGGCTGTAAGATTCTACTTGCTCAAAAAGGATTTTCGATGTTCTCAGTTTATCCGTTAATCGGAGAATACTTGAACGGGGTAACATCTAGTTCCGTACACGAAGCAAGACTGGGCTTCGAAGAAATGGGCAAGGAAGTACACACCTACGCTCCTGCCTTTTCGGAAACAGAGATTGATGAGATTCTTTCTTATTCAGATCACATCGTCTTTAATTCGTTTCAACAATATAATCAATTCAAAGAAAAAATTAAAAACCATCCAAAACAAATAGAAATTGGACTTCGCATTAATCCTGAATACTCTGAAATCGAAGTCGATATGTACAATCCTTGTTTTTCGCATTCAAGGTTTGGCGTTACGCTTGAGAATTTTGAAGCGGACCAGCTTGAAGGCATCGATGGCTTACACTTCCATACGATGTGCGAACAAAACTCTGATACGCTGGAGCGCACCGTGCAAGTTGTCGATGAAAAGTTTGGGGAATACATTAAAAATATGAAGTGGATCAACTTCGGCGGTGGGCATCATATCACAAGACCCGATTATGATATCGAAACACTTATCCGTTCGATACTGTTTATGAAGAATAAATACGGTGTACAAGTGTATTTAGAGCCTGGTGAAGCTGTTGCATTGAATACTGGCTATCTTGTTGCGACTGTTTTGGACACCCTCCACAACGGTATGCCAATTGCTATTTTAGATACTTCAGCAGCATGTCATATGCCTGATGTACTGGAGATGCCTTATCGCCCTGAAATCATTGGTGCAGGAATGCCAAACGAAAAGGCTTACACCTATCGATTCGGTGGACCTACTTGCCTAGCTGGAGACGTCATTGGTGATTATTCTTTTGATGAGCCTTTAAAGCCTGGTGATAAGCTTGTCTTTTGTGATATGGGCCACTACTCGATGGTGAAAAACAATACATTTAATGGTGTTAACTTACCTTCTATCGCCTTAAATACCGTTAGTGATGGTATTCAAGTGATTAAACAGTTTGGGTATGACGATTTTAGAAACCGTCTATCTTAA
- the purU gene encoding formyltetrahydrofolate deformylase, with translation MSIKTEVEMKLKQQGNQSENRGRLLVKCPDKPGIVSMLSTFLLNHDSNIIESSQYSNDPEKGNFFIRMEFYCENLKEKSAQMESDFEEIATNHSMDYHFAYESERKRTAIFVSKEPHCLMELLWEWQNGDLDTDIVVVVSNHEDAREMVESLGIPFHYIPANKDIRKKVEEEQIRLMEEYSVDLLILARYMQILTPDFVNHFQHRIINIHHSFLPAFIGARPYERAYDRGVKLIGATSHYVTNDLDEGPIIEQDIERVDHRDDVIDLKKIGSRIERRVLAKAVKWHLENRIIVEGNKTIVFH, from the coding sequence ATGTCTATTAAAACAGAAGTTGAAATGAAATTGAAACAACAGGGAAATCAAAGTGAAAATCGGGGGCGACTGTTAGTAAAATGTCCGGATAAACCTGGAATTGTATCGATGTTGTCGACATTTTTACTTAATCATGATTCGAATATCATTGAATCAAGTCAGTATTCGAATGATCCCGAAAAGGGAAACTTTTTTATTCGAATGGAATTTTACTGTGAAAATTTGAAAGAAAAGTCAGCGCAAATGGAAAGTGATTTTGAGGAAATTGCCACCAATCATTCTATGGACTACCACTTTGCTTACGAAAGTGAACGGAAGCGGACAGCTATTTTTGTTTCAAAAGAGCCACATTGTTTGATGGAACTTTTGTGGGAATGGCAAAATGGTGACTTGGACACAGATATTGTAGTCGTTGTAAGTAACCATGAGGACGCACGGGAGATGGTCGAATCTTTAGGAATTCCTTTTCACTATATTCCTGCCAATAAGGACATTCGGAAAAAAGTAGAAGAAGAACAGATTCGCCTAATGGAAGAATATAGTGTTGATTTACTAATTCTTGCTCGCTATATGCAAATTCTTACGCCTGACTTTGTAAATCATTTTCAACATCGAATCATTAACATTCATCACTCTTTCTTGCCGGCGTTTATTGGAGCCCGACCATATGAACGGGCATATGATCGTGGTGTGAAACTGATAGGGGCTACTTCCCATTATGTAACAAACGATCTTGACGAAGGTCCAATAATTGAACAGGATATCGAGCGGGTAGATCATCGTGACGACGTAATAGATTTGAAAAAAATTGGAAGTCGAATTGAGCGACGTGTTCTTGCAAAAGCTGTAAAGTGGCACCTCGAAAATCGAATTATTGTTGAAGGTAACAAAACGATTGTGTTTCATTAA
- the speE gene encoding polyamine aminopropyltransferase: MNLWYTENHSPNVRFSLEVEEHLYTGKSDFQKIDILQTSEFGRVLTLDGLVMCTEKDEFIYHEMITHVAMATNPTIKKVLVIGAGDGGTIRELTAYPTIEQIDMVEIDKMVVDVCREYLPQTASKLDDPRVNLYFEDGLKFVRKIENDYDLIIVDSTDPFGPGEGLFTKEFYGNCYKALKEDGILVNQHESPFYAEDALGMRKAHQKIVGFFPVCKVYQFHMPTYPSGHWLFGFASKKFDPIQDLDATAWNDLDLKTRYYNTDIHVGSFALPNYVKEQLKDVE, encoded by the coding sequence ATGAATTTATGGTATACAGAAAATCATTCGCCTAATGTCCGTTTTTCATTGGAAGTGGAAGAGCACCTCTACACGGGTAAAAGTGATTTTCAAAAAATCGATATTTTACAAACGTCGGAGTTTGGCCGTGTTCTTACACTAGATGGACTCGTAATGTGTACTGAAAAAGATGAATTTATATATCACGAGATGATTACGCATGTAGCAATGGCAACCAATCCGACTATAAAAAAAGTACTAGTCATTGGGGCTGGTGATGGTGGAACAATCCGTGAATTGACTGCTTACCCAACTATTGAACAAATCGACATGGTTGAAATTGATAAGATGGTTGTTGATGTCTGCAGAGAATATTTACCGCAGACAGCCTCGAAATTAGATGACCCGAGGGTTAATCTGTACTTTGAAGACGGGCTAAAATTTGTTCGTAAAATCGAAAATGATTATGATTTGATCATTGTGGACTCGACAGATCCATTCGGTCCAGGTGAAGGGCTATTCACAAAAGAATTCTACGGCAACTGTTATAAAGCGCTGAAAGAAGATGGAATTCTTGTGAATCAACATGAAAGTCCCTTTTACGCTGAGGATGCGCTTGGTATGAGGAAAGCACACCAAAAAATCGTGGGCTTCTTCCCTGTTTGTAAAGTTTATCAATTTCACATGCCAACTTATCCATCCGGTCATTGGTTGTTTGGTTTTGCGTCGAAGAAATTTGACCCTATTCAAGATTTGGATGCAACAGCATGGAATGACCTTGACCTGAAAACAAGGTATTACAATACAGACATTCATGTTGGTTCATTTGCACTTCCAAACTATGTAAAGGAGCAATTAAAAGATGTTGAATAG
- a CDS encoding DUF4395 domain-containing protein, translating to MKTIPKPLVMANQWTIVLTVIIALLTQSAWILLIPLIANLSSLLTGFHPILVLVKRFLVKPANQYIQEDYAQLRFNQWLAVGFLFVACVSFLLNWTILFNIATTMVGIAALIAILGFCIGCFVRFQYQQWSYRRN from the coding sequence GTGAAAACAATACCAAAACCTTTAGTAATGGCAAATCAATGGACGATTGTTTTGACTGTAATTATTGCACTTCTAACACAGTCAGCTTGGATATTACTCATTCCATTAATCGCAAATCTTTCAAGTTTATTGACGGGATTCCATCCGATTTTAGTACTTGTTAAGCGTTTTTTAGTTAAACCGGCTAATCAATATATTCAAGAAGACTACGCGCAGTTACGATTTAACCAATGGTTGGCTGTCGGATTTTTATTCGTTGCATGCGTAAGCTTTTTATTGAATTGGACTATATTATTTAATATCGCTACGACGATGGTTGGCATAGCCGCACTCATCGCAATTCTGGGTTTTTGCATAGGTTGCTTTGTACGCTTTCAATACCAACAATGGAGCTATCGACGTAATTAA
- a CDS encoding DUF1641 domain-containing protein, which produces MAAPITSIKWNELTPQEIKQNKLGELQSLIAEQDQALNKILEITGELDDAGVFDALKAMVKAKADIAKIAVDQASRDPVTNIINHVLYATSVISSIDPDVTAKLAASVKSGLNEAELYSGNGQKVSIFQLMTALNDPDTNRAVKFGLDFLKGMGKGLE; this is translated from the coding sequence ATGGCGGCACCAATTACTTCTATTAAATGGAACGAACTGACACCACAAGAAATCAAACAGAATAAACTGGGTGAGCTACAGTCATTAATTGCCGAACAAGACCAGGCACTCAATAAAATACTTGAAATTACTGGGGAGTTGGATGACGCAGGCGTCTTCGATGCACTGAAGGCGATGGTGAAAGCAAAGGCTGATATCGCGAAAATTGCAGTAGACCAAGCATCACGTGACCCAGTAACCAATATTATCAACCATGTGCTATATGCAACTAGTGTGATTTCATCTATTGACCCTGATGTTACAGCGAAACTTGCTGCGAGCGTTAAAAGTGGATTGAATGAAGCTGAGCTTTATAGCGGTAATGGGCAAAAAGTAAGTATTTTTCAATTGATGACTGCATTAAATGATCCTGATACGAACCGTGCAGTAAAATTTGGACTGGATTTTCTGAAAGGGATGGGAAAAGGGTTAGAATAA
- a CDS encoding 3D domain-containing protein, which yields MKIFLLALIFAFSTYSVTDAAILSDAQLSDDELTYLQTLSNAADMILGEAEESKVPDQEVVDQELVAPVESTPKPKSYTVNAGDNLYRIALNHNITIDSLTSWNGLTGEVIHPGDVLIVSGHVADAGTKDTIAAAIVPTPPPASDGKEMLVTATAYTAYCTGCSGTTAYGIDLRSNPNQKVIAVDPKLIPLGTKVWVEGYGEAIAGDTGGAIKGNKIDVFIPSYNNAMEWGVKKVKLKVLN from the coding sequence ATGAAAATATTTTTGTTAGCCCTAATTTTTGCGTTTTCCACTTATTCAGTAACAGATGCGGCGATACTCTCAGATGCCCAACTGAGTGATGATGAACTGACATATTTACAAACCCTTTCAAATGCAGCTGACATGATTTTGGGAGAAGCAGAAGAAAGTAAGGTACCTGATCAAGAAGTAGTAGATCAGGAATTAGTCGCACCAGTGGAATCAACTCCGAAGCCGAAAAGCTATACAGTAAACGCAGGCGATAATTTGTATCGAATTGCACTTAATCATAACATTACTATAGATTCTCTCACGAGTTGGAACGGCCTAACAGGCGAGGTGATCCACCCTGGTGATGTATTAATCGTCAGTGGGCATGTAGCAGATGCGGGAACGAAAGATACAATTGCGGCTGCAATCGTGCCAACGCCACCACCTGCAAGTGATGGAAAAGAGATGCTGGTTACAGCGACAGCCTATACAGCCTACTGTACGGGCTGTTCAGGAACTACCGCTTACGGCATTGACTTACGTTCTAATCCAAATCAGAAAGTAATTGCAGTAGATCCAAAACTTATTCCGCTAGGTACAAAGGTTTGGGTGGAAGGCTATGGAGAAGCGATAGCTGGAGATACAGGAGGAGCCATTAAAGGGAATAAAATCGATGTTTTCATTCCATCTTATAATAATGCAATGGAGTGGGGAGTCAAAAAAGTGAAACTTAAAGTACTCAATTAA
- a CDS encoding DUF1540 domain-containing protein codes for MAQEILCEVSNCKFWGPGNKCKANSIYVVSQKGKKATSSEETDCKTFVPRD; via the coding sequence ATGGCTCAAGAAATTCTTTGCGAAGTGAGTAACTGTAAATTCTGGGGTCCCGGAAACAAATGTAAAGCGAATTCTATCTACGTAGTCAGCCAAAAAGGAAAAAAAGCAACAAGTAGTGAAGAAACGGATTGTAAAACATTCGTGCCAAGAGATTGA
- the ptsP gene encoding phosphoenolpyruvate--protein phosphotransferase — MSLLHGISASNGIAIAKAYRFVEPDLSFSKKTVEDIPEELSRFQSAVSISKSELESIRDTAAKGLGADEAAIFDAHILVLLDPELLTSIEDKIKTDHVNAEHALKETSDMFITMFEQMDNEYMRERASDIRDVAKRLLSHLLNVEIVNPSMISEKVIIIAEDLTPSDTAQLNREFVKGFTTNIGGKTSHSAIMARTLEIPAVVGTKEATKLIQDGDIIIVDGFKGEVHINPTPDVIATYENEQLKYEQQKAEWTKLVDEKTTTADGHHVELAANIGTPEDLEGVISNGGEGIGLYRTEFLYMGRNQLPTEEEQYEAYKKVLQGMSGKPVVVRTLDIGGDKELPYLNLPKEMNPFLGLRAIRLCLEEQDIFRTQLRALLRASSYGNLKIMFPMIATLDEFRQAKAILEEEKQELLNNNINVATTIEVGIMVEIPSTAILADQFAKEVDFFSIGTNDLIQYTMAADRMNERVAYLYQPYNPAILRLVKMVIDASHNEGKWTGMCGEMAGDEIAIPLLLGLGLDEFSMSATSILKARTQILKLNKSDMVELANEALQMSTAEDVVQAVMARCNL, encoded by the coding sequence ATGAGCCTACTTCATGGGATTTCTGCATCAAATGGTATAGCGATAGCAAAAGCGTACCGTTTTGTTGAGCCAGATCTATCTTTCAGTAAAAAAACTGTTGAAGACATTCCGGAAGAACTTTCACGTTTTCAATCAGCTGTCTCTATTTCGAAAAGTGAGTTAGAGTCAATTCGCGATACCGCTGCAAAAGGACTTGGTGCAGATGAAGCAGCTATCTTCGATGCACATATATTAGTTTTACTTGATCCGGAGCTTCTGACTTCAATTGAAGATAAAATTAAAACAGATCATGTGAATGCTGAACACGCACTCAAAGAAACGTCTGATATGTTTATTACAATGTTCGAGCAAATGGATAATGAATATATGAGAGAACGGGCTTCGGACATTCGTGATGTTGCGAAACGTTTGCTGTCCCATTTGCTAAATGTTGAAATTGTAAATCCGAGCATGATTTCTGAAAAAGTAATTATTATCGCAGAAGATTTAACACCTTCAGACACGGCGCAGTTAAATCGTGAATTTGTAAAAGGTTTTACAACTAATATTGGTGGGAAGACTTCCCATTCTGCGATTATGGCGCGCACATTGGAAATTCCCGCGGTTGTAGGTACGAAGGAGGCGACTAAGCTTATTCAGGACGGTGACATCATTATTGTTGATGGGTTTAAAGGAGAGGTACATATTAATCCTACTCCGGATGTCATTGCTACATACGAAAATGAACAATTGAAGTATGAGCAACAAAAAGCTGAATGGACAAAGCTAGTAGATGAAAAAACAACTACTGCTGATGGTCATCATGTTGAGTTAGCTGCAAATATCGGCACCCCGGAAGACTTAGAGGGAGTCATCAGTAATGGTGGAGAAGGGATCGGATTATACAGAACCGAGTTTTTGTATATGGGTAGAAACCAACTCCCAACTGAAGAAGAGCAGTACGAGGCATATAAGAAGGTTCTACAGGGAATGTCAGGTAAACCGGTCGTTGTTCGGACCCTTGATATTGGCGGGGATAAAGAACTCCCTTATTTAAATCTCCCTAAAGAAATGAATCCATTCCTAGGACTTCGTGCTATTCGTTTATGTTTGGAAGAGCAGGATATTTTCAGAACGCAATTAAGAGCTCTTTTAAGAGCCAGTTCATATGGGAATTTGAAAATCATGTTCCCGATGATTGCAACTCTTGATGAGTTCCGCCAGGCTAAAGCAATTTTGGAGGAAGAGAAACAAGAACTCCTAAATAACAATATAAATGTTGCCACTACTATTGAAGTTGGCATCATGGTAGAGATCCCTTCCACTGCAATACTGGCAGATCAGTTCGCGAAGGAAGTTGATTTCTTTAGTATTGGAACAAACGATTTAATCCAATATACGATGGCTGCAGATCGTATGAATGAACGCGTTGCCTATTTATATCAACCTTATAATCCAGCAATTCTACGGTTGGTCAAGATGGTTATTGACGCCTCACATAATGAAGGAAAATGGACTGGGATGTGTGGGGAAATGGCAGGGGATGAAATCGCTATTCCTTTACTATTGGGACTTGGCCTTGATGAATTCTCGATGAGTGCCACATCCATTTTAAAGGCCCGTACTCAAATTCTAAAATTGAACAAAAGCGATATGGTAGAACTTGCGAATGAAGCCTTGCAGATGTCAACAGCTGAGGATGTAGTTCAAGCAGTTATGGCCCGCTGCAATTTGTAA
- a CDS encoding phosphocarrier protein HPr, translating to MVEKQFIVTDEQGIHARPASILVSTATKFKSDINLVYNEKNVNLKSILGVMSLGIGLGGEFKISATGIDEQDALNELEEALKNGGLTN from the coding sequence ATGGTTGAAAAACAATTTATAGTTACGGATGAGCAGGGGATTCATGCGCGACCCGCTTCAATATTAGTAAGTACAGCAACCAAATTCAAATCCGATATAAACTTGGTTTACAATGAGAAAAACGTAAATTTAAAATCAATTCTTGGCGTAATGTCTTTAGGTATTGGTTTAGGTGGAGAATTTAAAATTAGCGCAACTGGAATCGATGAACAGGATGCACTTAACGAACTTGAAGAAGCGTTGAAAAACGGAGGACTGACTAACTAA
- a CDS encoding Cof-type HAD-IIB family hydrolase, whose product MTKKMIMFDIDGTLLDHDKKLPASAKEAVKSLKEAGHEVAFATGRAPYFIKDLRKELEIDSFICFNGQYVEIENEVIYKNPIDRELLAHLSGFSTTQNHPLVYMGAEFMRSTFDYHSDIEESLTSLNIDTTQIEMDASYYNDTEIYQTLLYCKEHEETLYRENLRKLNFIRWHEYSMDVLPLGGSKAKGIEKFIEKKGFSKDQVYAFGDNLNDIEMLQYAGHSVAMGNAPEEVKKAARYVTKDVGEDGIAYGLQMVGLLS is encoded by the coding sequence ATGACTAAAAAAATGATTATGTTTGATATTGACGGAACTCTTTTAGACCACGATAAGAAATTACCTGCTTCTGCGAAGGAAGCTGTTAAATCTTTAAAAGAAGCAGGACATGAAGTAGCCTTTGCGACGGGGCGTGCTCCTTACTTTATTAAAGATTTAAGGAAAGAATTGGAAATTGATTCTTTCATTTGTTTTAATGGTCAGTATGTTGAAATTGAAAATGAAGTCATTTATAAAAACCCTATTGATAGAGAATTATTAGCGCATTTATCGGGTTTTTCCACAACGCAAAATCATCCACTTGTTTATATGGGTGCAGAATTTATGAGATCCACTTTTGACTATCATTCTGATATAGAAGAATCTCTTACCTCCCTTAATATTGATACTACTCAAATAGAAATGGACGCTAGTTACTACAACGATACTGAAATTTATCAAACACTCCTGTATTGCAAAGAACATGAAGAAACATTATATCGAGAAAATTTGCGAAAATTGAACTTTATCCGTTGGCATGAATATTCGATGGATGTTCTACCTCTTGGCGGCTCTAAAGCGAAGGGAATTGAAAAGTTCATTGAGAAGAAAGGGTTCTCGAAAGATCAAGTCTATGCTTTTGGTGATAATTTAAATGATATTGAAATGCTTCAGTATGCTGGACATAGTGTTGCGATGGGGAATGCACCTGAGGAAGTGAAAAAAGCAGCAAGATATGTTACGAAAGATGTGGGCGAAGATGGTATTGCTTACGGATTGCAGATGGTTGGATTATTATCTTAA
- a CDS encoding saccharopine dehydrogenase family protein translates to MGKALIIGAGGVAGVVVHKCCQVPDVFEEICIASRTVSKCDALKEKLDGGRTKIQTAQVDADNVEELVELINKFQPDIVINVALPYQDLTIMDACLATGVDYVDTANYEPLDEAKFEYSWQWAYRERFEKAGITALLGSGFDPGVTGVFSAHALKHHFDEIHTIDIVDANAGDHGYPFATNFNPEINIREITANGSYFENGEFIETEPLSIKRVYNLPEIGPKDVYLLHHEELESLALNITGIKKIRFWMTFSENYLNHLKVLENVGMTSIEPILFDGKEIAPLQFLKAVLPDPASLGPRTIGKTNIGCIFQGIKDGEEKTYYVYNICDHQECYKEVGSQAISYTTGVPAMIGAMLVMTGKWKNPGVHNIEEFNPDPFMEALNKYGLPWQESFNPELID, encoded by the coding sequence ATGGGAAAAGCGTTAATTATTGGTGCTGGTGGAGTTGCAGGAGTAGTTGTTCATAAATGTTGTCAGGTTCCTGACGTATTCGAAGAAATCTGTATCGCAAGTCGTACAGTATCTAAATGTGATGCGTTAAAAGAAAAACTGGATGGCGGCCGTACTAAAATTCAAACGGCGCAAGTAGATGCTGATAATGTGGAAGAACTGGTTGAACTTATTAATAAATTCCAACCAGATATCGTCATTAACGTTGCATTGCCATATCAGGATTTAACGATCATGGATGCATGTCTTGCTACTGGCGTTGACTATGTCGATACAGCAAACTACGAACCTCTTGACGAAGCTAAGTTTGAATACAGCTGGCAATGGGCTTACAGAGAACGTTTTGAAAAAGCTGGCATCACTGCCCTACTTGGAAGCGGCTTCGATCCGGGCGTTACAGGTGTCTTCTCTGCGCATGCACTAAAACATCATTTCGATGAAATTCATACGATTGACATTGTGGACGCAAACGCTGGTGATCACGGCTATCCGTTCGCTACTAACTTTAATCCTGAAATTAACATCCGTGAAATCACAGCTAATGGAAGCTATTTTGAAAATGGTGAGTTCATCGAAACTGAACCATTATCAATTAAACGTGTCTATAATCTTCCTGAAATCGGTCCAAAAGATGTTTACTTATTACATCACGAGGAACTGGAATCCCTTGCACTCAATATTACAGGTATCAAAAAAATTCGTTTCTGGATGACGTTCTCAGAGAACTATTTGAACCACTTAAAAGTGCTTGAAAACGTTGGAATGACTTCTATTGAACCAATCCTTTTCGATGGGAAAGAAATCGCTCCCCTTCAATTCTTAAAAGCTGTGCTACCGGATCCAGCTTCTCTTGGGCCAAGAACAATAGGAAAAACGAATATCGGCTGTATTTTCCAAGGTATCAAAGACGGCGAAGAGAAAACGTATTATGTTTACAATATTTGTGACCATCAAGAATGTTACAAAGAAGTAGGTTCACAAGCAATTTCGTATACAACAGGTGTCCCTGCAATGATCGGTGCGATGCTGGTAATGACGGGTAAATGGAAGAATCCTGGCGTACACAATATCGAAGAGTTCAATCCTGATCCATTCATGGAAGCACTCAACAAATATGGTCTACCATGGCAGGAAAGCTTCAATCCTGAATTGATTGACTGA
- the speB gene encoding agmatinase, which translates to MLNRNVETFIGCDNEYEESKIVIFGAPFDSTTSFRPGTRFASKAMRGESFGIETYSPYQDKDLEDIAVFDGGDLELSFGNTTRALGQIEDFTTQILDDGKIPCMIGGEHLVTLGAMRAVAKKHPDLHVIQFDAHADLREDYLGETLSHATVIHRVWDLLGDDKIFQFGIRSGDRSEFQWGKDHVFTNKFNFNGLEEVVEKLKGKPVYLTIDLDVLDPSVFPGTGTPEAGGVSFMELLNAMLTVSGLNIVACDVNELSPIYDQSGVSTAVACKVLRELLLAI; encoded by the coding sequence ATGTTGAATAGAAATGTTGAAACGTTTATTGGTTGTGACAATGAGTATGAAGAATCGAAAATCGTTATTTTTGGGGCTCCATTTGACTCTACAACTTCTTTTCGTCCTGGTACACGCTTCGCAAGTAAAGCAATGCGTGGTGAATCGTTTGGAATTGAGACGTATAGCCCTTATCAGGATAAAGACTTAGAGGATATCGCTGTATTTGACGGTGGCGATTTAGAATTAAGTTTTGGGAACACGACAAGAGCATTAGGACAAATTGAAGATTTCACAACTCAAATTTTGGATGACGGCAAGATTCCCTGCATGATTGGCGGGGAACATCTGGTGACACTCGGTGCAATGCGTGCTGTTGCCAAAAAACATCCTGACCTTCATGTCATTCAATTTGACGCACATGCAGATTTACGTGAGGACTATCTTGGGGAAACCCTTTCTCATGCCACCGTTATTCACAGAGTATGGGACTTACTCGGAGACGACAAGATCTTCCAATTCGGTATCCGCTCTGGAGACCGCAGTGAATTCCAATGGGGTAAAGACCATGTGTTTACGAACAAGTTTAACTTTAACGGATTAGAAGAAGTCGTTGAAAAGCTTAAAGGTAAACCAGTCTATTTAACCATCGATTTGGATGTATTGGACCCTTCTGTATTTCCTGGAACAGGTACACCTGAAGCCGGCGGAGTCAGCTTTATGGAATTACTGAATGCCATGTTAACAGTAAGCGGCCTCAATATTGTTGCTTGTGATGTAAACGAGCTATCTCCGATTTACGATCAAAGCGGTGTCTCGACAGCGGTAGCATGTAAAGTACTACGCGAATTGTTATTGGCAATTTGA